The following coding sequences lie in one Paramisgurnus dabryanus chromosome 16, PD_genome_1.1, whole genome shotgun sequence genomic window:
- the n4bp3 gene encoding NEDD4-binding protein 3-A, giving the protein MATVQALSLPQDPIKSAGTIYPASSLASGRCVMGSVGSLIETSDLSPIKSNRAVPQVPGRQNNGLLKKGFNQREWLNYLNITKKEPKSSKRIITETSSVKRREEEEEDVYTKLYNRDGKEVDLGKNSLPIGGKFDKARFRPSAFKPVTPKNFSSMQNLYPSKSEEFPSGLTASMNSSYAKAASKSLSTSSSSSSPSRPGTSAGKGASARGLGQEEENASDSGHNSMNSLPPYRPPFRPHLGQISASTGHINHIGSLDRTSLGFKGGASTVTDMSCQSMGTLNRLQCNGSEAPPPYELSHSLEDVVRDLEERLHEKEHELRQMRRNLDESEDAIAQVFEGKQRLWEKEVTELKHLYMAKLRQISQQSQRSQRNMQLQLYKAQQDRNRLKEELDSLKLDYRTLKSQSAPASQNINPQLEETQWEVCQKSGEISLLKQRLRDSQAEVTQKLSEMFLLKTQLHEAHNEIRSKDDQIDTLQTALQGARRKCLLPALEDGREDADETGGPSHTEERLRAELLLERRQNEAQASAFEAERSTWRIEKEKVIRYQKELQASYLEMYHKNEALERELALLRGGGDRVDEGGAGGGAVLEENPPTGLPWIERIESSEI; this is encoded by the exons ATGGCAACAGTCCAGGCCCTGTCTTTGCCCCAGGATCCCATCAAAAGCGCCGGTACCATTTACCCAGCATCCTCTCTGGCATCAGGCCGCTGCGTCATGGGAAGCGTAGGGAGTCTCATCGAAACTTCAGACTTGTCACCTATAAAGAGTAACAGAGCGGTTCCTCAGGTACCTGGACGTCAGAACAACGGCCTGCTGAAGAAAGGATTCAACCAGAGAGAGTGGCTAAACTATCTCAACATCACCAAGAAAGAACCAAAGAGCAGCAAACGCATCATCACCGAAACATCTTCAGTCAAGAGACgtgaggaagaggaggaagacGTCTACACGAAGCTCTATAATAGAGATGGAAAAGAAGTTGATTTGGGAAAGAACTCACTTCCTATAGGTGGCAAGTTTGATAAG GCACGATTCAGGCCCTCGGCCTTCAAACCGGTCACGCCCAAAAACTTCAGCTCCATGCAGAACCTTTACCCGTCCAAATCAGAAGAGTTCCCGAGCGGCCTGACCGCCAGCATGAATTCGTCCTATGCCAAAGCAGCATCCAAATCTCTGTCCACCTCATCTTCCTCTTCCTCCCCCTCACGGCCAGGCACGAGCGCTGGCAAGGGCGCGTCGGCCCGGGGCCTCGGCCAGGAAGAGGAGAACGCGTCGGACTCCGGGCACAACTCCATGAACAGCCTGCCCCCCTATCGCCCACCGTTCCGCCCTCACTTGGGACAAATCAGCGCCTCCACGGGTCACATCAACCACATAGGGTCACTGGATCGCACCTCACTGGGTTTCAAGGGGGGCGCTTCCACCGTCACCGACATGTCCTGCCAGAGCATGGGCACACTGAACCGTCTGCAGTGTAACGGCAGCGAGGCCCCGCCTCCCTATGAGCTGTCACATTCGCTGGAGGACGTAGTGAGGGATCTGGAGGAGCGTCTACACGAGAAAGAGCACGAGCTGCGACAGATGAGGAGGAACCTCGATGAAAGTGAAGATGCCATTGCGCAG GTTTTTGAAGGGAAACAGCGGCTTTGGGAGAAGGAAGTGACCGAACTAAAGCATCTCTATATGGCCAAACTGCGTCAGATATCCCAGCAGTCTCAGCGTTCTCAACGAAACATGCAGCTACAGCTTTATAAAGCACAGCAGGATCGCAATCGACTGAAGGAGGAACTGGATTCTCTCAAACTGGACTACCGGACCCTAAAAAGTCAAAGTGCGCCTGCAAGTCAGAACATTAATCCTCAGCTGGAGGAAACCCAATGGGAG GTTTGTCAGAAGTCTGGAGAAATCTCTTTATTGAAGCAGCGGTTACGAGACTCGCAGGCAGAGGTCACGCAGAAGCTGAGCgaaatgtttttattgaaaACTCAACTTCACGAAGCGCACAATGAGATCCGATCTAAAGACGATCAGATCGACACGCTACAGACGGCCCTACAGGGCGCCCGGCGGAAATGCCTTCTGCCTGCTTTGGAGGACGGTCGAGAGGACGCAGATGAAACCGGAGGACCCAGCCATACGGAGGAGCGTCTCCGAGCAGAACTGCTCCTGGAGAGACGTCAGAACGAGGCGCAGGCTTCTGCGTTTGAGGCGGAGAGGAGCACGTGGCGGATTGAGAAAGAGAAAGTCATACGATATCAGAAGGAGCTGCAGGCCAGTTACCTGGAGATGTACCACAAGAACGAGGCCTTAGAGAGAGAACTGGCATTACTGAGAGGGGGCGGGGACAGAGTGGATGAGGGTGGGGCTGGGGGCGGGGCTGTGCTAGAAGAAAACCCACCCACCGGCTTGCCCTGGATAGAGAGGATTGAGTCTTCTGAAATCTGA